A single region of the Dunckerocampus dactyliophorus isolate RoL2022-P2 chromosome 3, RoL_Ddac_1.1, whole genome shotgun sequence genome encodes:
- the LOC129178204 gene encoding calretinin-like: MAAQTQQPHLHLAELTAAQFIDIWKHFDADGNGYIEGKELENFIRELETARRGAGVDPSHAAIKEKMQEFMASFDKNSDGRIEMAELAQLLPTEENFLLCFREFVGSSTEFMAAWRRYDTDRSGYIESNELKGFLTDLLKKANRSYDDKKLHEYTQTILTMFDLNGDGKLGLSEMARLLPVQENFLLKFQGIRLTVKEFDSLFTLYDQDGNGYIDEQELDTLLKDLCDKNKMDVDVTGLSGYKKSIMALSDGGKLFRTELEIVLCRDSTL; this comes from the exons ATGGCAGCCCAGACTCAGCAACCTCACCTGCACCTGGCCGAGCTCACTGCAGCCCAGTTCATCGACATCTGGAAACATTTTGATGCAGACG GAAATGGTTACATCGAAGGGAAGGAGCTGGAAAACTTTATCAGAGAGTTGGAGACTGCCAGACGAGGAGCAGGCGTG GATCCCTCACATGCCGCAATCAAGGAAAAGATGCAGGAGTTCATGGCCAGTTTCGACAAGAATTCTGACGGGAGGATTGAGATGGCAGAG TTGGCTCAGCTTCTGCCCACAGAAGAAaacttcctgctttgtttcagAGAATTTGTGGGATCCAGTACTGAGTTCATGGCG GCCTGGCGGAGGTATGACACTGACCGCAGTGGATACATAGAGTCAAATGAACTGAAG GGTTTCCTGACAGACCTGCTGAAGAAAGCTAACAGAAGCTACGATGACAAGAAGCTCCACGAGTACACACAGACTATT CTAACGATGTTTGATCTGAACGGCGATGGGAAACTGGGTCTCTCTGAGATGGCGAG ACTCCTACCAGTACAGGAAAACTTTTTGCTGAAGTTTCAG GGCATCAGGCTCACCGTGAAGGAATTTGACTCACTCTTCACACTTTATGATCAG GATGGTAATGGCTACATCGACGAGCAGGAGCTGGATACTTTGCTGAAGGACCTCTGTGACAAGAACAAAATG GATGTGGACGTAACAGGACTGTCAGGCTATAAGAAGAGCATCATGGCCCTGTCAGACGGAGGGAAACTATTTCGCACCGAGCTGGAGATTGTCCTCTGTCGGGACTCCACGCTGTGA